A part of Vibrio sp. B1FLJ16 genomic DNA contains:
- a CDS encoding peptidase U32 family protein yields the protein MELLCPAGNLPALKTAIDCGADAVYIGFKDDTNARHFAGLNFHGKKLEKAVQYVHDRNKKIHIALNTFAHPNGFERWTNAVDNAAALGVDALIVADIAVLEYAARKYPELELHLSVQASATNVAAINFYKQNFNVKRVVLPRVLSIHQVKQLSRNITSDVELEVFAFGSLCIMSEGRCYLSSYMTGESPNTVGACSPAKYVRWQETEQGLESRLNDILIDRYCAGENAGYPTLCKGRFEADIEGEKKRYHALEEPTSLNTLSMLPELFAANVASVKIEGRQRSPAYVEQVTRTWRAAIDRYQANPEAYQVEAAWDAALANVSEGTQTTLGAYHRQWQ from the coding sequence ATGGAACTCTTGTGTCCTGCGGGTAACCTGCCTGCACTTAAAACCGCTATCGATTGCGGAGCAGATGCCGTGTATATCGGCTTCAAAGACGATACAAACGCTCGTCACTTTGCCGGCTTAAACTTTCACGGCAAGAAACTCGAAAAAGCGGTGCAGTACGTTCATGACCGCAACAAAAAGATCCACATCGCACTCAATACCTTTGCTCACCCAAATGGCTTTGAACGCTGGACAAATGCAGTCGATAACGCGGCAGCATTAGGTGTTGATGCTCTGATCGTTGCTGACATCGCAGTGCTTGAATACGCTGCTCGAAAATATCCGGAGTTAGAACTACATCTATCGGTACAGGCATCGGCAACTAACGTTGCAGCTATCAATTTTTACAAGCAGAACTTCAACGTTAAACGAGTGGTACTGCCACGTGTGCTTTCCATTCATCAAGTAAAACAGTTATCGCGTAACATCACCAGTGACGTAGAGCTGGAAGTTTTTGCTTTCGGTAGTCTGTGTATTATGTCTGAAGGCCGTTGTTACTTATCATCTTATATGACAGGTGAGTCACCAAACACGGTAGGCGCTTGCTCACCGGCAAAATACGTCCGCTGGCAGGAAACCGAACAAGGCTTAGAGTCCAGACTCAATGACATTTTGATTGATCGATACTGCGCAGGTGAAAACGCGGGCTACCCGACTTTATGTAAAGGCCGATTTGAGGCCGACATTGAAGGCGAGAAAAAACGCTACCACGCACTGGAAGAGCCGACCAGCCTGAACACCCTTTCCATGCTTCCGGAGCTGTTTGCCGCAAATGTTGCATCTGTAAAAATTGAGGGGCGTCAGCGTAGCCCTGCTTATGTAGAGCAAGTAACTCGCACGTGGCGAGCGGCGATTGACCGCTACCAGGCGAACCCTGAAGCTTACCAGGTAGAAGCGGCCTGGGATGCTGCACTGGCAAATGTATCAGAAGGCACACAAACCACACTCGGTGCTTATCACCGTCAGTGGCAATAG
- a CDS encoding U32 family peptidase, with product MKYALGPLLYFWPKQDVEAFYQQAKESTADIIYLGETVCSKRREMKPAHWFDIAKDLSSTGKQVVLSTMALLEAPSEVNIMKKYIDNGDFAIEANDVSAIQLASEHKVPFVVGPAINTYNAHTLNLFLKQGMTRWCMPVELSREWLSDTLTQCESLGIRNKFEVEVFSHGYLPLAYSARCFTARAENRAKDDCETCCIKYPTGIQVSSQEGQEVFNLNGIQTQSGYCYNLINDLPSMQGLVDVVRLSPLGISTFSELEQFRANENGEQPRALKGRQCNGYWHQLAGLEVKNI from the coding sequence ATGAAATACGCCCTTGGTCCATTGCTGTACTTCTGGCCAAAACAAGACGTTGAAGCATTCTACCAACAAGCAAAAGAAAGTACGGCAGACATTATCTATTTAGGCGAAACAGTCTGCTCCAAACGCAGAGAAATGAAACCCGCCCATTGGTTTGATATTGCTAAAGATCTCTCCTCTACCGGCAAACAAGTAGTGCTTTCAACCATGGCACTGCTAGAAGCACCAAGTGAAGTCAACATCATGAAGAAGTACATCGACAATGGTGACTTTGCTATCGAGGCAAATGACGTTTCAGCCATCCAGCTTGCATCAGAGCATAAGGTGCCATTTGTCGTCGGTCCTGCTATCAACACTTACAATGCGCACACTCTAAATCTGTTTCTCAAACAAGGTATGACCCGCTGGTGTATGCCGGTAGAGCTTTCGCGTGAATGGTTAAGTGACACATTAACCCAATGTGAGAGTCTTGGTATTCGCAACAAGTTTGAAGTCGAAGTGTTCAGCCATGGTTACTTGCCTCTGGCTTACTCTGCACGCTGCTTTACGGCTCGCGCGGAGAACCGTGCGAAAGACGATTGTGAAACCTGCTGTATTAAATACCCAACCGGCATCCAGGTAAGCAGCCAGGAGGGACAGGAAGTCTTTAATCTAAATGGTATCCAGACGCAGTCTGGCTATTGTTATAACCTAATCAATGACCTGCCAAGTATGCAAGGGTTGGTTGATGTTGTGCGCCTGAGTCCACTCGGTATCAGTACTTTCTCTGAACTGGAACAGTTTCGCGCTAATGAAAACGGCGAGCAGCCTCGGGCACTCAAAGGCCGTCAATGTAATGGCTACTGGCACCAGCTTGCAGGGTTAGAAGTAAAAAATATTTAA
- a CDS encoding MATE family efflux transporter, which translates to MQSSIYKQFWKYTIPTVAAMLVNGLYQVIDGIFVGRYVGADGLAGINVAWPVIGTILGIGMMVGVGTGALVSIKRGKQDQEGAKRVLTTGLLLLVALMPVVALVLFNFSDDFIRWQGAQGRVYELSLQYLHILIASCIFTLGSIATPFLLRNDDSPNIATMLMVIGAATNILLDYIFIAWLDWELTGAAIATALAQMVVTVLGIGYFFSAKAKLRLRIGDLKVQLDILPKIVVIGGSSFFMYAYGSCMVALHNSLFAQYGSALLIGAYAILGYIVTVYFLIAEGIANGMQPLVSYNHGAGNAENIRKLLKIAMGTSVFGGIAFVALMNIFSYELVSVFNSTDQQLIESAVVGIRLHMFALFLDGFLMVSAAYYQSLNKGSKAMFITIGNMVVQLPFLFILPKIFGVSGIWIAFPLSNIALSVVVMSMLWRDVKKLLNESSPETSVRASS; encoded by the coding sequence ATGCAAAGCTCTATTTATAAACAGTTCTGGAAATACACGATTCCAACCGTTGCTGCCATGTTGGTGAACGGTTTATATCAAGTGATAGATGGTATTTTTGTTGGTCGCTATGTCGGTGCAGATGGGTTAGCGGGCATCAATGTCGCATGGCCTGTTATCGGTACGATACTTGGTATTGGAATGATGGTTGGAGTCGGGACTGGCGCGCTTGTTTCAATCAAACGGGGGAAGCAGGACCAAGAAGGAGCAAAGCGGGTATTAACGACTGGGTTACTTCTGTTAGTTGCATTGATGCCAGTGGTTGCTTTGGTTCTGTTCAACTTTTCGGATGACTTTATTCGCTGGCAGGGTGCGCAGGGCCGCGTGTATGAGTTGTCTCTTCAGTATCTGCATATATTGATTGCTTCATGTATTTTCACGCTCGGTTCGATTGCTACTCCATTCTTGCTGCGCAACGATGACAGCCCAAATATAGCCACGATGCTTATGGTGATTGGCGCTGCCACAAACATACTACTTGATTACATTTTCATTGCCTGGCTGGATTGGGAACTGACAGGAGCAGCGATTGCTACTGCATTAGCTCAAATGGTCGTCACCGTACTCGGTATTGGTTACTTCTTCAGTGCTAAAGCTAAGCTACGCTTGCGTATTGGTGATCTGAAGGTACAGCTAGATATCTTACCTAAGATTGTCGTGATTGGTGGCTCAAGCTTTTTTATGTACGCGTACGGCTCCTGCATGGTTGCATTGCACAACTCGCTGTTTGCCCAATACGGAAGTGCACTCTTAATCGGCGCATATGCAATTCTGGGTTATATCGTAACGGTTTACTTCTTGATAGCCGAAGGCATTGCCAACGGCATGCAGCCTCTGGTGAGTTATAATCATGGCGCAGGCAATGCGGAGAACATCCGAAAGTTACTTAAAATCGCGATGGGGACCTCGGTGTTTGGGGGCATCGCTTTTGTCGCCTTGATGAATATTTTTTCTTACGAACTGGTGTCAGTGTTTAACAGTACAGATCAGCAATTGATTGAGAGTGCTGTGGTAGGCATCCGGCTACACATGTTTGCCCTGTTCCTGGATGGGTTCTTAATGGTTTCTGCCGCTTATTATCAGTCACTGAATAAAGGCAGTAAGGCGATGTTTATCACGATCGGTAATATGGTGGTTCAACTGCCATTTTTGTTCATTCTGCCTAAAATATTCGGTGTGTCTGGTATCTGGATTGCGTTCCCATTGTCGAATATTGCGTTGAGCGTCGTGGTGATGAGTATGCTATGGCGTGATGTTAAAAAGCTGCTGAATGAGAGTTCACCTGAGACCAGTGTGAGAGCTTCTTCGTAA